A stretch of DNA from Cannabis sativa cultivar Pink pepper isolate KNU-18-1 chromosome X, ASM2916894v1, whole genome shotgun sequence:
ATCAAATTGTCAAACCTTACAATATTGATATGAAAGCTCTGACCAAACGCCAAACTTTTCTAACTGCATCTCCATGGCTGCGTTCTGGAAAGGTTGAGATTTGAACTGAGGGAGAAGGAAAGACAGTTGACTTACGTGGTGTTAATGCTCCCCCACAAAATTTTGCCTTATCAGCAACCAATCTCGAGTCTCCCAGCTTATCAAATCCCCATATCATGGCCAACCAATCACGTGAATTGGAAAACAAATTCATGTTATTAAAGACCATACAATTGTGGTCAAGGATAATATCTTGGCTTTTACTATGGATGTGACTTTTGAAATAATTGATTCAAAAAGGAAGAGGTTGGGCCTTGATCCTCTTAATGGCCCTTCACTTACAACAAGTGAATCTATGGATACCGATGTTACTCTTGTTAATCTTTCCTCACAGAAAGTTGTTGATGTGCCAAAAAACATGGAGAAAGTGGGTTTTGGATTCTAGGCCCATCAAGTATTATGAGTACTATTAGTTGGAATTGTTGTGGGCTTGGGAACTCAGGGGCCCAACAATTCCTTGAAGACATGTGTGTCCAAAAGAAacccaaatttttatttttaagtaaaaCCTTGTGTAAAAAAGATACTGTGGATCGTGTGAAATCTCGTCTGGGCTTCGAAATTTGTTTCTCAATTGACGTTCATGGTAGAAAAGGTGGTCTTGCTTTATTTTAGCAAATTTCTTCAGAGGCCCATCTTCTTAGTTATTCCCACAACCATATTGATATTGAAGTCAAAATTCCTGGAAGGATTAAATGGCATCTCTCAAGCATCTATGGTGAACCAAACTAAAGTCTTCGTGATCGTACTTGGATTGTGCTTATTATGACTTGTGTTTCTTCGATACGATATAAGGTTGTTCATGGGGGCCATGTGTTGGGCCTTATTTGTCCTTCTTGTGATATTCTGCAAGGCGACCCTCTGTCCACATATCTTTTCAAAATCTATGTTGAAGGTTTGTGTTctttaattcaaaaattcaagGCCAACAAGGTTATTCAAGGTTGTCGTGTGGCTCAACGCAGTCCACCGATTACACATATGTTTTTTATCGATGACAGTTATCTCTATTATCAAGCAGCTAGGGGCGCTACTGATGGTATTCGCACATTGCTTCATTTGTTTGAAACTGCATCTTGCCAGAAGGTTAATAGCTCCAAATCCTCTATTTTTCAGCCCTAATACCGACACCTCAACTCGTTCTCATATCTGTACAATATTTGGCATGCATGAAGCTACTGAAGGTAGCCTTTATCTTGATTTTCCCAATATTATCGGtcgtaataaaaataaaatagctgGTTTTATCAAGAACAAGGTCATCTCTCGTATTAATAGCTGGGAAGGAAAGTTTCTTTCTCGTGCAGGTAAAGAAATCCTCATCAAACATGTTCTCCAATCTTTGCCTACATATGACATGAGCATTTTCCTCCTTCCCATTGGGACATGTAATGAAATTGAAAAGTTAATGGCAAGCTTTTGGAGGAAGAAAAACTCTAGTAAAGGTCgcagtattattattatttttttttatgaatcaaaGAAGTTGTATTGCTCACAAACAAAGTTTTTTACAAACTAATTGCACCTTTTAAAGGCCAAGAATAACTATACATGTATCATTTGTCTGTTCTTATTTACAATCATCTACAACTTGTGAAACTAGGCTTTGTCTTCTTCCTTTACCCGTTTTGGCCAACAAAGAGTAATGCGCTGCTTGACTGAATGCTTGAGCTGCTGCATCAGAAGGTCTGAATGCACCTGACTTTGACACCAGATTTTGGCATTTCGGGCACTCCATATCATGTACACCAGACCAGAAATGCACGCTGCAAAGGTAAGCTTTCGAAACTTGCTCATTTTTGCTCTCCCTATCCACCTGAGTAATCGGGGAAGATCAGTAGCAAAAGCATGCCAGTTCAGCCATGCTTTCACTGCTAACAAGCATCCTGCTGCAACTGTAGAGTCAAAAAATAGATGGGGACATGTTTCAACATCCTGACAACATAGAACACACATTGTATCTTGAGTGATTCCCATCCGAGCTAACCTGTCCTTTGTTTTCATTCTCTCCTGGATTGCAACCCATGTTATGAAGCTGTGTTTAGGAGTATTCAATCTTCCCCAAACCTATTGGCTCCAACTCACTTTCTCTTGATTTGGCCTCAACAAAAGATAACCTTTAGCAACACTATAAGGTGTATGAATAGATACCTGACCAGCACAAGCTTCCTTGAATGTATCTTTCAGCAAAACAAGCCTCCTCCAATACAAGCTCCCTTGGATAGGAGGCTTGTATTGCCACCAATTCTCATCTTGGATATACACGCAATGGATCCATTTCATCCAAAGACTATCTTCTTTGTTTGATATGGCCCAAATGTACTTTCCCATTGCTGCAAGATTCCATTCATGAACTCTTTTGAACCCAAGTCCTCCGCATGTTTTAGAATAGCATAGTTTCTCCCAAGCTATCAAACCTGGACCCATGGCTTTATCTTGACCTGTCCATAGAAAATTTCTACATATAGCTTCAATATCATGGACAATTTTCTGAGGCAAAATCATTACCTGAGACCAATATGCATGGATGGATAAGAGAACTGAGTTTATCAAGATGACTCGGGCTGCAAACGACAAGTTTCTCGGTCTCCAAGTTTGGATTCTTGCTGTCATTTTCTCCACAAGTGCAGAGCAATCATTCTTTGATATCTTTTTGGCACAAATACGTACTCCCAAATAATGGAAAGGCATCTGTTTTTGACTGAAGCCTGATGCATCAAGAATCCTAATTACTTCAGAGCTAGCCATATTGCTACAATATATAGCTGATTCTTACGGGTTAGGTTGAAGACCCGATGTTTGGCTGAATAGCTTTAAGCCTTGCAAAAGATAATACACACTCTTGAAATCCCCATTACTGAAGAGAAGGACATCATCTGCAAAAGCAAGATGATTTATTTTAAGCTCCGAGCATCTCAAATGTAAATGAAAATCCTCCTTTTTGCCAATAACTTTCAGGATTCTAGAAAGGTACTCCATTCCAATTACAAAGAGGAGAGGAGACATTGGATCCCCTTGCCTCAGACCCCTCTTAGATTCAAAGAAACCATGTACTGAGCCATTGAACATTAGGGAAAATCTTGGAGTTCTCACACAGTTCATAATCAACTTAATGAAAGACTGTGGAAAATTGAGTGCCTTCAACATTTCTTCCACAAAATCCCACTCTATGGTATCATAAGCTTTCTGTAAATCCAGCTTGATCAAATAATTAGCCTTTTTAGTTTTCATTCCATAGTGCTTCACCAGATCCTGACAAATCATTATGTTGTGGCCAATGAATCTCTCTTGGATGAATCCTCCTTGGTTTTGAGAGATCAATCTAGGGAGAATAAGTTTGATTCTAGAACACAAAAGCTTTGTTGCAACTTTGTATATTACATTGCAACAAGCAATTGGTCTGAAATCCTTGGCCGAAGAAGGGCATTTAACTTTAGGAACCATTGTCAGAATAGTGGAATTAATCTCCTTGAGGATCTTCCCTGATTCTATGAAAGAGGTAACTGCTTTGTATACATCATCTCCCACAAGGTCCCAGTTATTCTAGGAgctttatgttgggttttatgccctaaataaaactcatttcaatataatcagatttacttattaataaagatcagaaataacattttatgttgcatggttcacatgaattatttcatgattatatgtatataatgtatgaattttttttaagtccagaacatatgaatttgataagattatagtgttgtcagcacagtggaatataatattaattatatgttcaaaagtttattccctaatttgtcagaacactggatttagactgacatggtataatcagcgataggtattcttacaccttggaaaagtgttatgtcctttccaggacattggcaaagtttaccagtatccgatgtatggagtatacatcggaagagaccgatattgaactttgattagatatattaaaacttaccgtaatatctattcaattcaatatcacctgttgatcctagatcaaatgatcttaatcctgatatggttagcttcaatctcaagagtgttatccgtgttctttgatttgttagttaagcctactttcgggtcagggtgatacgtacattttggcaacacggtaatgttgggttttatgccctaaataaaactcatttcatataatcagatttacttattaataaagatcagaaataacattttatgttgcatggttcacatgatttatttcatgattatatgtgtatataatgtatgaattctttttaagtccagaacatatgagttggttaaagattatagtgttgtcgcACAAagggaatataatctttattgtatgttcaaaagtagattccctgatttgtcagaacactggatttagactgacatggtataatcagcgataggtattcttacaccttggaaaagtgttatgtcctttccaggacattagcaaagtttaccagtatcggatgcatggagtatgcattggaatggaccgatattgaactttgaattagattttgaaacttaccgtaaacatctattcaattcaatatcataagttgatcctagatcacatgatcgaaatcctgatatggttaggctcaatttcaagagtattattcgtgttctttgatttgttagttaagcctaatctttagtctgggcaatacgtacattttgggaacacggtagtgcaattgagtgggagcgctaacataaatatggaatctatagcttctatttggcaaatagaagtaaaggatgatttccttcgagcttaaccaaacgaagataaatggtggagatctcatttcacttaggtgaaatatcatttatacagggttaagtgttttaaggataaaatacatcgtagggtgttacggtaatttaatccctgtacagtgtaaatcatctatatagaggatcattgatcacattagggttataacaatggataactgatgacgtgtctatatcgtggaacatatagagcgtttctatatcaCTGAgattgcaattccaagttctaagtgtggattcaatgaggaattaataagttagggaatttacttggtaaattcggttcgacttattggaagctcggttatatagacccatggtccccatactagttgaggccatactacttgtaagactcagttaattgattttaattaatcaattataattctaaaagttagactatgtctactttatgaattctcacagtttaaggatgaaatcgtaaataaaagggtttctaggtttaattattaattaagagactttgtatgtctaattaataattattttaaatgacaatattatttaataatctattttagttattaaataattagttttggcatttaaatgattagaattggaaaaatggcattttttgagaaattgaaataaaattgaggaaactgcaaaatccaagtgaggcccatattccctctatggccgagcactccctttgtgtttctcaattattattttcatttttaattgccatgtaattgctaatcaaagcctagctataataggaaagtggtggatcacactaaataaggcagttaatcaattacacagtaaaagaggaaactgttttatttggaaagttgtgctctcccttctccctatataaagaaatctttgtgtctcttctcttgcatgctatcagccacgaaattgagagagaaaaatagagagaaatttcgaaatccttgtgagatgagtagtgcccacacacatcaagtggtatctcaatcatagtatggaagattatggaatttctgcatcaaagaaggagaaaagaagatccaggttcagatcttggtgatgctctgctacagaaaggaatcaagggctagagatctgaacggaaggagtcatattattccgctgcacccactgtaaggttttctaactttatatgtgtttattttcattgttttagaattcatattaggttgttaatccaacatacttgttagtaaatctagatcctggtaaaataatttccaacactttatCCCCAGGTATCTCAAATACTGCCTTCTTGACTTCTTCCTTGGTGAATTTGTTTACTAATAGAGCTGATTGTGAGGAGTCTACAACCGGTCCTTCAAGTATCACCCTTTTTGAAATTCCCGTTCTATTGTTCATTCAGGACCCAAGCAAGGACTTATAATAGGTGATGAACACCTCAGTAATTTGATTAGGCTCAGTAACCCGCACTCCATCTTCTCTAACAATAGACAAGATCTAATTTTGTCTCTGCCTCTGCTTGATGCTCGCATGAAAGAGAGCAGAATTGCTATCCCCTTTTTGAATCCAAGCAGCCTTGGCCTTCTGCTGGAGAAAGGAGAAATAATTCTTAACAGCAGCATTATACTTCTCTTGGGCATTTGATTCTGCTTCATGTAAATCAGCATTCAAAGGGTCATGTTGGAGCTTATCTTGCAGGTCATTTTGATCAGCTTTTGATTGTTCAAACAATGCCTGGACATCAGAGAATCCTTCTCTATTGATCTCTTTAAGTGTAGCCTTTAACTCCTTCAATTTTCTTATCAACTGGTACATCCTAGTTCCCCTCATTTCCTTGTGCCAAACTTCCGAAaccttattaaaataattaggaTGAGAAGACCACATcctaaaatatttaaaaggtTTTTTCCCGCTTCTCCATCTTGGATGTAAGGATAAAATGGCTGGAGTGTGATCAAAAGTCCCTTCATTTAGGAACATTGCCTCATCATTTGGATATTGATCCAACCACTCTTGATTGGCTAAAATTCGATCAATATTTGAACATATTCTGTCTCTTCCTTGTTGTTTATTAGACCATGTAAAGTAGCAGCCAGTTGCTTTAACATCTTCAATTTGACACTGTTGAACACATTGCATGTCTGCATCAGGATGATAACAAACTCTATGTCCCACTCTTTCTTCTTTGGCTAATATGGCATTGAAATCGCCCATTACAAGCCAATTTTCCTTAGTTCTCAAACCACACAGGTCAGCCCATAATAGTCTCCTTCCCTCATTATCATTGGCCCCATACACCACTGTCAAATAGCTCTCAAAACTAAGGTCGCAGTATTATTTGGATGTCTTGGGATCGACTGGCTGCCCTAAAGGAGGAGCGTGGCATGATCTTTAGACACTTACATGATTTTAATCTTGCTATGCTTGCAAAGCAAGGTAGGCGCTTGTTGTGTAAACCTAATTCTCTTGTGGGAAGAGTGTCCAAAGCTAGGTATTTTCCTAATTCTAATTTCCTTTCAGATGAACTTGGACATAACCCAAGCTTTGTTTGGCGTAGCATTTAGGGTGCTCAAGACTTGGTTTGTTTAGGTGTTGTTCGTGTCATTGGCAATGGTGCTACTACTAACATTCTTGGACAGCCATGGTTACCAAGTTCGGACAACTGATTCATTACCTCTACACATCTTGGTCTATACAATAACACAGTTAGTTCTCTGTTTCAAGTTGATGATCAAAGATGGGATCCTAATGTTATTAATGACCTGTTCTTGGTTCAGGATGTTGGTCTTGCGCAAAGGAACGATCGAGACTTTTTACTGTCTATAGTGCTTATTTGCTACTGCAACAGCAAAAACCAAAAAATCCAGGCCCCAATAACCCTGGTTTTTGGCAAAAATTATGGCACTTGAAGATCCCACCCAAAGTCATTAACTTTTTATGGCGTGCCATCTCTGAATGCCTTCCTACATGTCTTAATCTCGTCACCAAACATGTGCAGGTTTCAGCTATGTGCCCTGTGTAATACTCATGCTAAAACAACCACACATGTCCTGCTCACTTGTGATTTTGTTAAGGCTTGCTGGTTTGTGTTCTGTACACCTCTAAAAATGGATATCTCAGCGTCGTTTGGTACTTAGTTTGAGCTCTGCTGCAATCACTGATATTGGCCTAATTTGTCATGCTGCCATGCTTTGTTGGGTGGTGTGCAAAGCCTGTAACCAAGCTGTTTGGGATAAACGAACCTCCATTGTAAATGATGTTATAACTTCAGCTTCTGTTAATTTTGACCATTGGAAGA
This window harbors:
- the LOC115724044 gene encoding uncharacterized protein LOC115724044: MGDFNAILAKEERVGHRVCYHPDADMQCVQQCQIEDVKATGCYFTWSNKQQGRDRICSNIDRILANQEWLDQYPNDEAMFLNEGTFDHTPAILSLHPRWRSGKKPFKYFRMWSSHPNYFNKVSEVWHKEMRGTRMYQLIRKLKELKATLKEINREGFSDVQALFEQSKADQNDLQDKLQHDPLNADLHEAESNAQEKYNAAVKNYFSFLQQKAKAAWIQKGDSNSALFHASIKQRQRQN
- the LOC115724052 gene encoding uncharacterized protein LOC115724052, with product MSWDRLAALKEERGMIFRHLHDFNLAMLAKQGCWSCAKERSRLFTVYSAYLLLQQQKPKNPGPNNPGFWQKLWHLKIPPKVINFLWRAISECLPTCLNLVTKHVQRRLVLSLSSAAITDIGLICHAAMLCWVVCKACNQAVWDKRTSIVNDVITSASVNFDHWKKAQKNSTLLSLLIENNSDGSEFWIKPSLNQININIDGALFHQECSYGFGLVARDSSGRLI